Genomic DNA from Hordeum vulgare subsp. vulgare chromosome 2H, MorexV3_pseudomolecules_assembly, whole genome shotgun sequence:
GCCAAAACCTATTaaaatgggatctagttttgaagatctcgacgcgagaaaaTCAACGGTGGAAATCAACGTGGAAACAGTTCAAAATTTGGACGCATGATTtaggagataaaatattttaaaaatacggatctacgaaaaaaggaaaatttTCAGGTTGCGATAAATGATACGCATGCAGTCCGCTATTTATCGTAACCTGTGAAAATGGAAGTAATCGTTAAAAGGTGCAATCGCTAACTAGTGATTTCGGCGCTCGATAGCCGGTGGCTCCCGTTCACAACTTAAGTAAGAGCGAGAAGATTTGGGCTTTTGAGCAGCCGGCCCAACAAGGAAACGTGCGAGAGGTTCCGGTCTAGAGAGGACGCAGTGCTCTGTTCCTGCACGGGACAGCGCGGTCGCCGCCAGCGTCGCCTTTTCTTCTTCCCTGTGGCACTGTCCGCTCCGGAACCTTGTCCCCAGAATTGAGGGGTAGCAAGGAGAGGGTCAGAGGCGGAGCAGCCGCAGCGGCAGAGACGCGGCGACACGAGGCAAGAAGAGATGGACTACCGCAACAAGCTCGTGCTCGCGCCCATGGTCCGCGCGGTAACTACTCCAAACCCTCCCACCCCGATTCGCAGCAGCGTCCCGCATGAGCTGGAGGCGTAGGAACCGAGTTTTAGTCCCCGGAGCACGGGGACCTAGATTCAAGCCTCCCTGAATCTAGAGCGGGAAGCTTTAGTGCCGCACGGGGTGATTGAGTAGCTCGATGGGCGATTGCCCGTGTTGCTAGCCGTGCTAGTCAGAACGAACCCCGAGAGATCTCTAGTTGGAAATCAGGGTTTCTTGGATGCAGCTCTAGGGACTGGAATAAGTAGCACGATATCTCCATTGATGAACTGATTAGTTCTTTGTATGGTTCTCAGTTGCCCGATGCTGGATTCCTGattaagagggtgcttggatacgttttagtcccatgactaaaagtagtgagactaaaacttgctagcctcacccatgcttggatccaagtactaaagagactaaaatcaagttaatgagcatttattatcctccaaactgtccaatccagaacttgcatgaggagttaaatgaggagagagaggactaatgcacattttagtaggggtacccctgactaaaagattttagcctcaagactagttttagcctctctttagtcaggggcgcttggaactttagcctcttaaagagactagttttagtcagactagttttagtctcttggatccaagcaccctctaaacaCTAGTTATCCTCCACAAATCACAGTTATTTCTAGACAATATCCTCCTTGTCACACATTTCTTCAACGTCTTTACATAGTTATATGTGGAACCTTCCTTATTCTGTCAATGATTTTTGCAGGGTACTCTGCCGTTTAGGCTACTGGCTGCTGAATATGGCGCCGATATTACGTATGGAGAAGAAATAATAGATCATAAGTTTGTGCACTGTCAACGTGTTACAAATGGTATTGTAGTCCAACTGATGTTTCACGGTTTATTATCATCTCACAAGTCACAACTATGACTACCACATCAATGATTATGTTCTGCTCATAAACTACCGTTTTCGCATCTTATAGTATTGTAGATAGCTTTACTCCAATAATGTTGCATTTTAAGTCAGTAACTGATTCTTGGatgtgtttttgttttgtttggagATAGATAACAAATTTAATTGAAGGACAACTTAATGTACAAGTGTATGATTTAAGGACAACTTAATGCCACTGGATTTTGTTTCTTTGTTCTACATGCTGTCCAGATTTGTGTGGTATCCACTCATTCTAATCATTATGTTCATCATTGGTCAGAATCTCTTGGGACAACTGATTTTTTGGAAAGAGGGACTGATAGTGTTGTTTTCCGAACATGCCCGCAAGAAAGGGATAGGGTTGTCTTCCAAATGGGCACATCAGATGCTGTGAGAGCACTTAAAGCTGCTGAGATTGTGTAAGCCTTACTTCTGAGTTTGCTCTTAATAGCGAATAACTTAAAGTTCACCGTGTTATTGGGGAAAGGCTGCTAACTAAATTGTTTGGTCTGATGATTTGATCAACACATTGAATTGGCCTTTTAAACATATGCTGATTTGCATCTTCTATTTAATCATAGTTTTTCATCCTCACCAGGTGCAATGATGTTGCTGCTATAGATATCAACATGGGTTGTCCAAAGGCTTTTTCTGTCAGTGGAGGAATGGGTTCTGCATTACTATCCAAACCTGAGCTTATACATGATGTACATTCCTACATGGTCTTTTGTTCTCTTACTTTCATATCCTTGGACTTTACTATCCTTAATCAGGCTATGCTAactattccatgtagattttgacTACATTGCGGAGGAACTTGAACACACCAGTGACATGTAAAATCCGTCTTTTGAACACACGCCAGGACACTGTGGAGCTGGCACGCCGGATTGAGAAGTGTGGTGTTCCAGCTCTGGCTGTCCATGGAAGGTAAGCACAAATGCAATTGTACTTCTGAGTCTTATCTTGCTTGAAAATGCACAATTTACCATTCGTGCTTCTTAAGGGCATCAACCAAATTTAACACCCAAGATTGTAAATCCTGGTGAAAATTCTATTCATATGCAGACCATTCGGTTTATTAGAATTGTATAGTACCCAAATTGATGCGACTTATCCATGGAAAGTTCAGGGAGTGACTCCACATTTTTGCTCACTATTTTTTTTCCAACATCCGAGTTTTACATTAACTAACTTGTGGATTTACTTTGTAATCCATTGGGTTTGATTTTTACAGTAATCAACATGAAATATGATGTGCTGCATCCATGCATATTTTTCATGGGCCCTAGGATCATCTCCGAGTAATTGTTTTCCTCATGTCAGCCGTTTTTTGAAACTGCAGAAAGGTCAAAGACAGGCCAAGGGATCCGGCTAAGTGGGATGAGATTGCTGATGTTGTGTCCGCACTGTCAATTCCAGTTATAGCTAATGGGGATGTATTTGAGTACGAAGATTTTAAGAGAATCAAAGATGCTACAGGTTTGTATGTTTGATTCATAATATTGTGCTCTTTTATTAGTTTTTTTAGTAGAGTACAGTAAAGAGAAATAAAGAAATATTCCATCTGTTTGGAAATAAGTGGTGTGGTTTTAGTTCAAGCATGCCACTTATttccgaacggagggagtacataaatGGATGTCAGCTAAAATCTCactgctttgggtttctttgcttGCCATTTATCAGCATTGCGCTTACTTTACACTGAGCCAAAAGAAAGATCTCCATGTACTGTGATTGTGATAATCATTTCCTAAGTGCCAAATGGCAATAAACATCTTAGTTCGCTGGAAAATGAAAATATATCAGTCACAAACAAGCATGTATAATCTGAGTTTCTTGAAACCCCATAAATGTGTTATAAAAGTTAACAAATGTGAGGGATTGACACCTTGCTTCCAGTGTTACTTGGTGAGTCAGAGTGCACCGACATATTGTTGTTTCTTCTCTTTCATGTTGTTTTTAACAATGAGTTTGTGTCTTGATTAAATCGACTTCTAGGTGCCACATCTGTAATGGCTGCTAGAGGTGCCTTGTGGAATGCCTCCATTTTCTCTCCTAATGGCAAAGTACCTTGGGAGGATTTCAAAAGAGAGTATGTGAGAAAGGTATTTAAAAATGTTGCTCCCTGCATTTGTTCTGTGCAAACATCAAAGTTAAAATCGTCCTGTTTTACTTACTGGTTCTATATGTCTTTACCCTTTATTTCTTTTGAGCAGACTATTTTGTGGGACAATTGTATTAAGAGCACAAAGACGACACTAAGAGAAATAATAATGCACTATATTTGCCTTGAACTCCCTGAAGGGAAAGGTGTGATAAAGTGTGGTTCGTCAGCAGATGTAGCGTAAGTGAAGCCAAATTCCTATctgttttcttttgcatatcatgaGCTCATGTAGCACTATATTTGGAGATGCATTGCTCTTCTATAATACCCGTGGATAATACTGCCTGAATTTATGGTTTTGGTCTTACTGGAATGGGCCCATTCACATATAGCACATGCAAGATGCCATTGTTTGCGGGGTTTGTGTGTGCCGCCGGGTGGTTGTGTGTATTTGTTGGCAGCTATGTCATTTTGATCACATAGAAATATCAGTGTTAGATTCTGATTTAGAAGTACTTTAACGTCATTATTAGTTTATATTAGAAGATTTCTTCAAGGAACCTATTATATTAGCATGCTGAAATATTTGGCTTAATAGACATAAtagtgtttttcaaaaaaatcccaCCTATCAAGTACAGACAGAAAAGCTTCTTTCTGCTGATAATATTGCCTGTTAAGAGTTCATCTCACATGGCTTTACCCAGCTGGACATAGATTagttggtactccctccgttcctaaatataaatctttttagggatttcactagaagactacatacggagcaaaataagtgaacctacactctaaagtgtgtctatatacatccgtatgtagtatcctagtgaaacctctaaaaagacttatatttaggaacggagggagtacatgtcacCATGATATATTTCCAACAGGATCCTCCCCTTTCTTAAAGAAGACTAATGATCAAACCGTGGAATAACGCTGTTTAGAAAGGGGTCAATAGACAATTGGTAGCCTTGAAATTGCCTTTTAAAATTTATAACTGAAGAAGTAGGCAATCAGTTTGAACAAATGAAATGCAAACCTACCAGATTTTGCAATGCTGTGGTTCTTGCAATCTTCCTCATTTTGTATTGTGTTTATTCCTTAATTTGCAGTTATCTTAACGCTTACTCTTCTCATGTTTTCAGGAGACTTTATGGGGAAGAGGATTACTATAATTTTGTTGTTTCAAATAGGAAATGAACAAAACAGGATTTTGCTAACCTCTCATGTGACCCAGGTATCTATTTCATATAGTACATCTGTGCAAGTTTGCAACTCGTGATAAGGAGTGAAAGAAGTTTTTAGATAGAGCTGATGCAATTATATGATATCATGTTGTCTTGAAATTCTCTCCTGCAAATTTCATAATGTCTCAAGAAAttcatgttttttttttttgcgatggTCTGTTCAAGAAATTCATGTTCAGTAACAGGATTGCAAAAGATTCTAAATTTTAATTGTACGGTTCCCTTCCTTTGACAATGTAACTGGTAGCTTCCTTTGGCATCGTAACTGGTATGTGCCATTGCCAGTCTGTATGGTTTATACATTGGAGTGGAGCAAGTGGGTTGTAAGTTGCAATTTGCTAATTGTACGAGCGTGTCAGTGTGCGTGCTGTGGTTTCCTGAACCATGGAAAGAAGGACAATTCTTTCTAGAGTATGAAGGTGTTGTTAGCTAACACCATTTGGAACAAAGACACCAAATCTTGGATCTGAAGTGTCCAAGTTTCAACTTCGCAAAAATTGCTTCAGAAAATACAGCTAGGTTTGCCAATGATTTGTAAGCATTAGTGTTCATGACTCATGAGCTGACAATTGGAATTTGTCCCATTGTGGACCTGTGACCCCTGTCGTGAAGGGCAACTCTTATCCAAAAAGATGGACTAGAAGTTgttggtaatttagctccataTTTGATTAATTTACCTTCAACTTTATTTGGTGTGTTGTGTTTCATAAGTCCTGTCGGTCTTCGGTCCCTTATTGACATTTTGTTTACTTTTCGCTTTTTCTAATTTCATGTTTTCTGACAGCTTCTGCTTGGATCCCTCTGTTGGTTTTGCGAATGTTTTCTCTGgaggtctttgcatgagttttggAGAAATTCATATATCACCAAACAATACAAGGTGTGCAGTTTTGGCTTTTGGACTTTGCCATTTTGGTATACGATCAAGATCAACTGAGAATTCACTGATTCCTTATTTTGTGGGGTACAGTTTTCGGCGTGTTCTTATAGGATTTTTTGAGAAAAAAAGGCTGTTGCTTTAGACTGACAGGAATCTTGAAGCATTTTGAGATACTGTGTTCTTTCCGTTTCTGACAAAGTATAATCCATAACTGATAAACACCATTTCTGTAAGCTTACATTTATTAGTTATTCTGCCGATCCGTATTGACGAAAGGCTGTGTCATGTATTACTCATGGAAATCATGTAACATGGAAAGTTCAAGTAGACATTATTGTGTTACCTGCACATGGATTATGTTCAATTGTTTATCATGATTCAAATGATTTGGAGTTGTTTGATTAAAAGAACAAACACAGGATTTGGGGAGGATTTTAATCCTTAGGAACGTTTATTGTGCGGGTTTGTATTTTATACAATTTGTAGGATTTGTaattatgtactccctccatttcaaaatataagtctttttagagatttcactaaaggactacatatgaagcaaaagGAATGAatctatataatatgtctatatacatcagtATTTAGTCTtttagtggaacctctaaaaagacttatatttaggaaccgtGGGAGTAGAATTTACAGCATTTGGTTTCGGTCTTGGTTTTGTTCCTTGATTAGCTGATTTCATCCCATGCATATGATGCCATCAATCTGGTTGCTTTGACAACACCAAGATCTGGTTGCTTTGGCAGCACCGAGAGTGGGGGGCTGAAACTGCCTCTTGTATTATGGATTCTGGAAGCGCAAAGTCTGCGTCACCCATGACATTAGAGACCATATATAGATCACATGCTGTTTCTTCTGGAAGGACTTGTTAATATACTTATATGCTACCATGATATTTCACTCAGATAATTGTTGGAGCGGACCAATTATTTTCCCTGGTTGCCGTCTTCTAGATGCCCAGACCAATGTCTTTTTTGGGGTAATTCAAACCACTTTTACTGATCAGTAATTTTTTCATCAAAATACAAAACTTTATGTGTTAAGAAAGAGAGTAAACCATAtttacataaaaaaaatgttcAATGGATCTGAATAAAAATATGTTCAACACGCTTGGAACTCGTCATCTTGTGCCATGGGTGATTGGGAACATCAGGATCACTACTGCTCCTAGCATAAATATTCAGATTTGGAGGGGATCAGCATCATGGTTTACATTCAGAAACTCCTAGCACTACATTAGTTGACAAAGCTGGTAAGAGCACAGTGGGAGATCAAACACCCAAATCTCCCTTTTTCGGTCGGTAATATATCATCTGAACATGAAACAATGCTGAGCATGATTGCACAACACTTCGCATTCAGGTTATGATCCATATACCACACAGAAAAAATGCACCCGGTTCTTAACATTCAGGTTATGATCCATATACCAAACAGAAAAAACGCACCCGGTTCTGAACATAGACAAAACATATATAGACTTTTAATAAAGACGGGTAGTTCTAGTTTCACGACGACGAGAGCTATAGGGGATCATCTTCCTCCGGAGAGGTCGGACATCTGGGACATGGTACCGGCGGTGATGGAGGTCATCGGGTAGGACATGACGTAGGGATCAAAGCCCTGGTCCTGCATAAGCGCCAGCATGTTGAAGCTCTGGTACGTGGGCGATAGCTCCGGCAGCTTGAGGTCGCCGTCGAGGTACTGCGCCACCTGCCGCGTGGTCGGGCGCGCGGCGGGCAGCGGGTGCGAGCACAGCAGGCCCAGCCTCAGCACCAGGCCCGCCTCGTGCTCCACGACGTCGCCGCCCAGGCGCGGGTCGACGGCTCCGGTGACGGTGCCGGCGCGCCACTGGTCGAGTACCCAGTCCACGAGCACGAGGTGGTTGTCGCGCGCGTCCAGCACCACCGGCTTCCGGCCGCACGCCACCTCCAGCATGAAGGCCCCGAAGGCGAACACGTCGGACGCCTTGGAGGCCTTGCCCGTGTGCCCGAGCTCCGGCGCCAGGTACCCCATGGTGCCCACGACGTGCGTGGTGTGCGGGTCCGTGCCGTGGTCGTAGAGCCGCGCCAGCCCGAAGTCGCCGAGCCGGCCGTTCATGTCGGCGTCCAGCAGCACGTTGCTGGCCTTGATGTCGCGGTGCACCACCACCTGCTCCCAGTCCTCGTGGAGGTACAGCAGCCCGGACGCGACGCCCTTGATGATCCCGAACCTCTGCCCCCACCCCAGGGCTGCCTTCTCCTTCTGGTCGCCGTACAGGTGCTTGTCCAGGCTGCCGTTGGGCATGTAGTCGTACACCAGCAGCAGCTCGCCCTTGCGCCGGCAGTAGCCCAGCAGCTGCACCAGGTTGCGGTGCCGGAGCCGGCCGATGGTCACCACCTCCGCCACGAACTCCCTCATCCCCTGCCTCGACCCGTGCGCCACCTTCTTCACCGCGATCTCCGCCGACTTGGACTTGGGGAGCGAGCCGCGGTACACCCTCCCGAACCCGCCGATGCCGAGCAGCCGCTCGTCGCTGAACCCGTCGGTGGCGTGGTAGAGGTCCTTGTACGAGAACCTGTGCGGCCCGAAGGTGACCTCCCACTCCTCCTTGAGCTCCGCGAACATGCGCCGCCTCCGCATGTACACGAAGACGGCGGCTGCCACCGCGAAGACGAGCAGCGCCGACGCTATCGGCAGCACGATCTCCAGGGTCTTGGACCGCGGCTTGGGGAACGTGACCGGCATCGACGGCAGCGAGGAGATGTTGAGCGCCGGGGCGGCGCCGTTCATCTTGAAGCTCCACCCGAGCACGTAGTGGCGGCAGAAGAGGATGCCGCTGGACGACGAGAAGCCGACGTAGGCGGTGTCGTCGATGACGGAGGAGAGGTTGACGGTGGTGGAGAGCAGGGGCCTCTTGGGCCTCGCCACCTGCAGGGGCGCCATGGTGACGTTGACCTGCATGGTCTGGCCGTCGAAGTCCACCCACACCTGCATCGGCTTGCGGTCCACCAGGCTGATGTTCCTGAAGGCGCCGGTGCCGTCGTCGTAGTAGCCGGCGTTGTCGGCGTCGACGGAGTTGAGCCCGTTGACGTCGATGCCGACGTGGTTGCCGCTCATGTCGTTGAACTCGGAGTTGAGGATGGTGTCGAACTCCACGGCGAAGAGGTGGTTGGTGGCGTTGCCGTTGTTGGCGGAGCCGACGAGGCCCAGGAACTGGCCCGGCAGCGCGGAGGTGAAGTTGCGGCTCTTGGCGACGACGAAGGCCATGCCGTGGCTGCTGAGCGTGTCGTAGGCGCCGATGATGCCGATGACGAAGGCCGTGGAGAAGGACTGCATGGCCGTGCTGTTGGGCGCCCGGTGGAACTGCAGCGGCGTCGGGAAGAAGGCGTGGCCCTTGAGCTGGCTAGTGGCGTTGCTCAGCTGGAGCAGCCCGTTCGCGGTCACCGTGGCCATGCCGTCCATGGTGAGGTTCGCGCCGGTGAACCCGTCGAAGACGAACtgctcgtccgccgccgccgccgggccgaggccgaggaagaggagcaggagaaggagcggCATGGCTCGGTCGGGAGGCGGCATGGTCTCTGGATCTCTGCCGTCCGCCCTCCGCAGACACAGCGGGTGGATTGAAGCGAACGCCGAGCGGCGTGGCTGGGCTCTATAGCGTCACTGCTACTCTTGTGTGCGTGTGGGTGGGTGGCTTAAGACTTAACCCAAAAGTAGTGTGAAGTTGACCGGATGTAAACGTGGAGATGAGCACAGATCCTGGTGGGATGGTGAGGCTCTGAGAGTGAGAGG
This window encodes:
- the LOC123427334 gene encoding tRNA-dihydrouridine(20) synthase [NAD(P)+]-like, with the translated sequence MDYRNKLVLAPMVRAGTLPFRLLAAEYGADITYGEEIIDHKFVHCQRVTNESLGTTDFLERGTDSVVFRTCPQERDRVVFQMGTSDAVRALKAAEIVCNDVAAIDINMGCPKAFSVSGGMGSALLSKPELIHDILTTLRRNLNTPVTCKIRLLNTRQDTVELARRIEKCGVPALAVHGRKVKDRPRDPAKWDEIADVVSALSIPVIANGDVFEYEDFKRIKDATGATSVMAARGALWNASIFSPNGKVPWEDFKREYVRKTILWDNCIKSTKTTLREIIMHYICLELPEGKGVIKCGSSADVARLYGEEDYYNFVVSNRK
- the LOC123427333 gene encoding L-type lectin-domain containing receptor kinase SIT2 — protein: MPPPDRAMPLLLLLLFLGLGPAAAADEQFVFDGFTGANLTMDGMATVTANGLLQLSNATSQLKGHAFFPTPLQFHRAPNSTAMQSFSTAFVIGIIGAYDTLSSHGMAFVVAKSRNFTSALPGQFLGLVGSANNGNATNHLFAVEFDTILNSEFNDMSGNHVGIDVNGLNSVDADNAGYYDDGTGAFRNISLVDRKPMQVWVDFDGQTMQVNVTMAPLQVARPKRPLLSTTVNLSSVIDDTAYVGFSSSSGILFCRHYVLGWSFKMNGAAPALNISSLPSMPVTFPKPRSKTLEIVLPIASALLVFAVAAAVFVYMRRRRMFAELKEEWEVTFGPHRFSYKDLYHATDGFSDERLLGIGGFGRVYRGSLPKSKSAEIAVKKVAHGSRQGMREFVAEVVTIGRLRHRNLVQLLGYCRRKGELLLVYDYMPNGSLDKHLYGDQKEKAALGWGQRFGIIKGVASGLLYLHEDWEQVVVHRDIKASNVLLDADMNGRLGDFGLARLYDHGTDPHTTHVVGTMGYLAPELGHTGKASKASDVFAFGAFMLEVACGRKPVVLDARDNHLVLVDWVLDQWRAGTVTGAVDPRLGGDVVEHEAGLVLRLGLLCSHPLPAARPTTRQVAQYLDGDLKLPELSPTYQSFNMLALMQDQGFDPYVMSYPMTSITAGTMSQMSDLSGGR